The following proteins are co-located in the Triticum aestivum cultivar Chinese Spring chromosome 1A, IWGSC CS RefSeq v2.1, whole genome shotgun sequence genome:
- the LOC123055380 gene encoding uncharacterized protein, translated as MPSASKSKAKDRAAAFKAAKEQPKVAVKPVGNGTGASTFNNLSGKFHLLEPSSSLLGSQGNEKLRNTDEIDEHSRSSHGTGDFDCTSNNGSCSGESEDTKDKSTSTAPRVDSIPGCDLDKREKIRQKNEKKHQRQKERRAQELHERCKGYLMSRKLETLAQKLVAMGFSSDQATMALIHNEGCLEESVAWLCNFDGSDETKQQAAAAQQSGANLKIDITDELAKIVILEAKFKCTKQEVERAIVSSEGDLEKAEEALKTQKQESATTTSKPEVSGDSSGLVNKPQVMLAQNPARPQTNGFSSVGPQQMRRDEKDPNYKLLVNGSGPKEPAVKGFQPLATTVKSDLVRQQFFQPEKRRVIANSVPSAPYVTSSPVPVAVPQIKAETRHVAAGNEMKSAMHNGSLRDPVVVMQRPQSAAAKQSLPSTSHSMFASEPPSREWYMNGASGVDMMLNGGLGHGLRNMSLENANSAKQQFMHANHQQSFVSNPVELAANGWGGTWGPGGASSSQAGGSAHGTFRGGGWSSSEPSSALSHADWRSNAPAPCDYTSIDWSLDTTLLNPAAKSEWLSDTWSTMFMGGRSTRPAGGNLGLGGAGGMNGLHESSSGLPMEPAPSPRPYEWPSFCRGGSS; from the coding sequence ATGCCGTCTGCATCCAAATCCAAGGCAAAGGATAGGGCAGCTGCTTTCAAAGCAGCAAAAGAGCAACCTAAGGTGGCTGTCAAGCCAGTGGGGAATGGCACCGGTGCAAGTACTTTTAATAACCTCTCTGGAAAATTTCATCTTTTGGAGCCATCATCCTCTTTGCTGGGTAGCCAGGGTAACGAAAAGTTGAGGAATACAGATGAAATAGACGAGCATTCTCGTAGCTCGCATGGTACAGGGGACTTTGATTGCACCTCAAATAATGGTAGCTGTTCTGGAGAGTCAGAAGATACAAAGGACAAATCAACCAGCACTGCGCCTCGAGTGGACTCTATTCCTGGATGTGATCTTGATAAACGTGAGAAGATCAGACAAAAGAATGAGAAGAAGCATCAAAGGCAGAAGGAGAGGCGCGCCCAGGAATTGCACGAGCGTTGCAAGGGATACCTAATGTCCAGAAAGTTGGAGACACTTGCTCAGAAGCTTGTTGCAATGGGTTTCTCATCAGACCAGGCAACGATGGCCCTTATACATAACGAGGGCTGTCTTGAGGAGTCTGTTGCCTGGCTATGTAATTTTGATGGCAGTGATGAAACGAAGCAGCAAGCTGCAGCAGCTCAACAGTCTGGAGCTAATTTGAAGATTGATATAACTGATGAGCTCGCAAAGATTGTGATCCTGGAGGCGAAATTTAAGTGTACAAAGCAAGAGGTAGAAAGGGCTATTGTTTCTTCTGAGGGTGATCTAGAAAAGGCTGAGGAGGCCTTGAAGACACAGAAGCAAGAATCAGCAACAACCACATCTAAGCCTGAAGTGTCTGGTGATTCAAGTGGCTTGGTTAACAAGCCGCAGGTCATGCTTGCGCAGAACCCAGCAAGGCCTCAAACAAATGGGTTCTCTTCTGTAGGGCCTCAGCAAATGAGGAGAGATGAGAAGGACCCAAACTACAAGCTTTTAGTAAATGGTAGTGGCCCAAAAGAACCTGCAGTTAAAGGGTTTCAACCATTGGCCACAACAGTGAAGTCAGATTTGGTCCGTCAACAATTTTTTCAACCCGAGAAGAGGCGGGTTATTGCCAATTCGGTTCCATCAGCTCCTTATGTGACATCATCTCCGGTGCCTGTTGCAGTCCCACAAATTAAGGCAGAAACACGACATGTGGCAGCCGGCAATGAGATGAAAAGTGCAATGCATAACGGAAGCTTGCGAGACCCGGTAGTTGTAATGCAGCGTCCTCAATCCGCAGCTGCCAAGCAAAGTCTACCATCCACAAGCCATAGTATGTTTGCATCAGAGCCACCTTCAAGGGAATGGTACATGAATGGCGCATCAGGGGTGGATATGATGTTGAATGGTGGTTTAGGGCATGGACTACGTAATATGAGTTTGGAGAATGCTAATTCTGCCAAGCAGCAGTTCATGCATGCAAACCATCAACAAAGTTTTGTTTCCAATCCTGTGGAGCTGGCTGCTAATGGTTGGGGTGGTACATGGGGTCCTGGAGGTGCATCATCTTCCCAGGCTGGGGGGTCGGCACATGGGACGttcagaggaggaggatggagCTCATCCGAGCCGTCTTCAGCTTTATCTCATGCTGATTGGAGAAGCAATGCGCCAGCACCGTGCGACTACACTTCAATAGATTGGAGCCTCGACACAACATTGTTAAACCCTGCAGCGAAGAGCGAGTGGCTGTCTGACACATGGTCAACCATGTTCATGGGCGGCAGATCCACAAGGCCTGCTGGGGGGAACCTTGGCCTTGGTGGTGCGGGAGGCATGAATGGGTTGCATGAGAGCAGCAGTGGTCTTCCAATGGAGCCTGCTCCATCACCCCGCCCTTATGAGTGGCCTTCTTTCTGCAGGGGAGGATCTTCCTAG